Proteins encoded in a region of the Diospyros lotus cultivar Yz01 chromosome 9, ASM1463336v1, whole genome shotgun sequence genome:
- the LOC127809657 gene encoding pyridoxal kinase, whose protein sequence is MIESLLINRLELKAVGGIDSFRLRSISKKTAMAPPVLSLALPSETGRVLSIQSHTVQGYVGNKSAVFPLQLLGYDVDPINSVQFSNHTGYPTFKGQVLNGQQLWDLIEGLEANDLLFYTHLLTGYIGSVSFLNSILEVVNKLRSVNPKLTYVCDPVLGDEGKLYVAPELAVLYREKVVPLASMLTPNQFEAELLTGLRIVSEQDGREACNILHAAGPPKVVLTSISVDGNLLLIGSHKKEVGQSPKQFKIVIPKIPAYFTGTGDLTTALLLGWNNKYPDNLDKAAELAVSSLQALLQRTLNDYKRAGYDCQSSSLEIRLIQSQEDIRHPRVQYNAVRYN, encoded by the exons ATGATAGAATCGCTGCTGATAAATCGGCTTGAATTGAAAGCGGTTGGGGGAATCGATAGTTTCAG GTTGAGAAGCATCTCGAAGAAGACGGCAATGGCGCCTCCAGTCCTGTCCTTGGCTTTGCCATCGGAGACGGGTCGGGTTCTCAGCATTCAATCTCACACTGTTCAG GGATATGTTGGCAATAAATCAGCTGTTTTCCCTCTTCAACTGCTCGGCTATGATGTAGATCCAATCAATTCGGTGCAGTTCTCAAACCACACAG GATACCCAACTTTTAAAGGACAAGTCTTGAATGGGCAACAACTGTGGGACTTAATTGAAGGCCTTGAAGCAAATGATTTATTGTTCTACACTCATTTATTGACTG GTTATATTGGTTCAGTCTCCTTTCTGAACTCTATCTTAGAAGTTGTCAATAAGCTTCGATCTGTCAATCCGAAACTTACTTATG TTTGTGATCCAGTACTGGGTGATGAAGGAAAGCTTTATGTTGCTCCAGAATTGGCAGTGTTATACCGTGAGAAG GTTGTCCCACTTGCTTCAATGCTGACTCCTAACCAATTTGAAGCAGAACTGTTGACTGGGTTAAG GATTGTATCTGAACAAGATGGCCGGGAAGCCTGTAACATTCTCCATGCTGCTGGACCACCAAAG GTGGTGTTAACAAGTATAAGTGTTGATGGCAATCTTCTTCTCATTGGCAGTCATAAGAAAGAAGTG GGTCAATCACCTAAGCAGTTCAAGATTGTGATTCCCAAAATTCCTGCATATTTTACG GGAACTGGAGATCTAACGACTGCACTATTACTTGGATGGAACAAT AAATATCCTGACAATCTTGACAAAGCAGCAGAGCTTGCTGTATCAAGCTTGCAG GCGCTTCTGCAGCGGACACTGAACGACTACAAAAGGGCTGGGTACGATTGCCAGTCAAGCAGTTTAGAGATACGGTTAATACAGTCCCAAGAAGACATTCGTCACCCGCGAGTACAGTACAATGCCGTGAGATACAACTGA
- the LOC127809658 gene encoding uncharacterized protein LOC127809658, whose protein sequence is MARGLCSRRFLLPSLFAITETQLQIPKSPFRFQPPHGSALISSRNPVNSCAVFQASRSYARNGRPHYDLFGNRRPGDEEFSKAWQKEMDEESSLWTASEDESDSEQGRDRLEEEIRRVKQQAKEHSDLIDGDDSDELRSVWSGSDEEKTLWTGDEDDDDDDIPTEAYPNEKSDAYIDKLFEFEEAPKYRTLSELLKAEQEPEELSPGKQARKIAVENALRKLKKGPDGRYTNVWEVMSDLDILIGAFENIISGPEYAELRQGGPKRLNIEFFKDIQAKMRDPNYKFSPELKLKPKSKLVPRKKWQKGESRRRKARKR, encoded by the exons ATGGCGAGAGGGCTTTGTTCCCGCCGTTttctccttccatctctcttcGCTATCACAGAAACCCAATTGCAGATTCCAAAATCACCTTTCAGATTCCAGCCTCCTCATGGTTCTGCGTTGATCAGTTCGAGAAATCCAGTTAATTCGTGCGCGGTCTTTCAAG CATCACGGTCATATGCTCGTAATGGACGCCCACATTATGATCTCTTTGGGAATAGAAGACCAGGAGACGAGGAATTCAGCAAAGCCTGGCAGAAAGAAATGGATGAAGAGAGCTCCCTGTGGACAGCAAGTGAGGATGAAAGTGACAGTGAACAAGGCCGTGATCGACTTGAAGAAGAAATCAGGAGAGTCAAACAACAGGCAAAGGAGCATTCTGACCTCATCGATGGTGATGACAGTGATGAGTTGAGAAGTGTATGGTCTGGAAGTGACGAGGAGAAGACTTTGTGGACTggtgatgaagatgatgatgatgacgatATTCCAACGGAAGCCTACCCAAATGAGAAAAGTGATGCATATATAGATAAATTGTTCGAGTTTGAGGAAGCCCCGAAATATCGGACACTTTCAGAGCTACTGAAAGCGGAGCAGGAACCAGAGGAATTGTCCCCAGGGAAACAAGCTAGAAAAATTGCAGTTGAGAATGCCCTGAGGAAGTTGAAGAAGGGGCCAGATGGGCGGTATACAAATGTCTGGGAGGTCATGAGTGATTTGGACATTTTGATAGGAGCATTTGAAAACATTATTTCAGGGCCAGAGTATGCAGAACTTAGACAGGGAGGGCCTAAGAGATTAAATATCGAGTTCTTCAAGGACATACAAGCAAAAATGAGGGATCCAAACTATAAGTTCTCGCCAGAGTTGAAGTTGAAACCAAAGAGCAAGCTGGTCCCAAGAAAGAAATGGCAGAAAGGAGAATCGAGACGAAGGAAAGCACGGAAGCGCTAA
- the LOC127809656 gene encoding uncharacterized protein LOC127809656: MVPSDGDPVMGKRKGEELIAPEGNKKKKKKQISTPRPACSWVHFSREFIKEYSASHPESSGLKAATKAASDAWKSMSVEEKAKYTRRAREVWDNYLSSAPARVPKPRRQAKLITRCSPGRLFNVMQRFTPDQKAAVGSMGFGSLLRLRCRTLRRSLCLWLLERFNTVRSSLNICGERIPLSPHDVELVLGLAASGKDVVNSGPDDLIAELRQSYNASNRGISLRLLEDRLAVPEAGDDFKRSFILYALGTLLCPTARLDVSPSFLHFLTNMDVIHQYNWGQFLLDRLVREVSRFRQGKQRAVGGCLLFLQLFYYERISVGGPCEFVPTVIPCLSSWGEEEITEREKREKELGGYGRGEVIYKESSHGMEFVAVKSQLDEMPVGKVGTAIEHDLVFAIEGNLAKDDQANGEIGMGEANEHQVDEEIVAMEANLPADLDEGNAVCEDVAEVVEPVGALCRNHESGCTETVDYMEKSNHEETCIFAPCGCPLQDCGFVGSSEQLSLHFSGKHWDSGRRFRYNCPLPVSIHKDEQFLVLQAEEDGLLFLLNKGIENIGWTLMITCIAPSSSKDQFFYDLVLERGISSLRLKSWTQNFLGRVEVMPPIDFLLIPFGYLNSSGQLNMEVCIWNSTELAAD; the protein is encoded by the exons ATG GTACCAAGCGATGGAGATCCTGTGATGGGAAAGAGAAAGGGGGAAGAGTTGATTGCTCCTGAGGgcaataagaaaaagaagaagaagcaaatttCCACACCCCGTCCCGCTTGCTCCTGGGTGCATTTTAG CCGCGAGTTTATCAAAGAGTATAGTGCTTCCCATCCTGAATCTTCGGGCTTGAAAGCT GCCACAAAAGCAGCCTCTGATGCATGGAAGTCAATGAGTGTTGAGGAAAAAGCTAAATACACTAGGCGTGCCCGTGAAGTGTGGGATAACTACTTAAGCAGTGCACCTGCCCGTGTCCCGAAACCAAGAAGACAG GCCAAACTAATCACCAGGTGCTCTCCTGGCCGTTTATTCAATGTGATGCAACGTTTTACCCCGGATCAAAAAGCTGCGGTAGGAAGTATGGGATTTGGCAGCCTTCTCAGACTCAGATGCCGAACCCTGCGAAGGAGTTTGTGTCTTTGGCTCTTGGAGAGGTTCAATACTGTGCGAAGTAGCTTGAATATTTGCGGTGAGCGCATCCCTTTATCACCACATGATGTGGAACTTGTGCTGGGACTAGCAGCAAGTGGGAAAGATGTTGTGAACTCGGGCCCTGATGACCTAATTGCAGAATTACGTCAAAGTTACAATGCTTCGAATCGGGGGATCTCCCTCCGTCTCCTAGAAGACAGGTTGGCAGTTCCAGAAGCAGGGGATGATTTTAAGAGGTCATTTATTCTCTATGCATTGGGCACTCTTCTGTGCCCCACTGCAAGGCTGGATGTAAGCCCTTCTTTCCTCCATTTCTTGACAAATATGGATGTCATCCATCAGTATAACTGGGGTCAATTCTTACTTGATCGGCTAGTTCGAGAGGTGTCACGATTTAGGCAAGGGAAGCAACGTGCAGTTGGTGGCTGTCTTTTATTTCTACAG CTTTTCTACTATGAGAGAATCTCTGTTGGAGGACCTTGCGAATTTGTTCCTACTGTTATTCCATGCTTGTCCTCATGGGGTGAGGAAGAAATTACTGAGAGGGAGAAGCGAGAAAAGGAGCTTGGTGGTTATGGACGTGGTGAG GTGATCTACAAGGAGAGCAGCCATGGGATGGAGTTTGTGGCAGTGAAGTCTCAACTAGATGAAATGCCAGTGGGAAAAGTGGGCACCGCCATTGAACATGATCTTGTCTTTGCTATCGAGGGTAACCTg GCAAAAGATGATCAAGCAAATGGAGAAATTGGTATGGGGGAG GCAAACGAGCATCAGGTAGATGAGGAAATTGTTGCAATGGAG GCAAATCTGCCAGCTGATCTTGATGAAGGAAATGCGGTCTGTGAGGATGTTGCGGAAGTTGTTGAACCAGTTGGAGCACTCTGCCGAAACCATGAGTCTGGTTGCACAGAAACAGTGGATTATATGGAGAAAAGTAACCATGAAGAAACATGTATATTTGCACCATGTGGATGTCCCCTTCAGGATTGCGGTTTTGTTGGTTCATCTGAGCAGTTGTCACTACACTTCAGTGGTAAACATTGGGATTCTGGAAGGCGTTTCCGGTACAACTGCCCTTTGCCCGTATCCATACACAAAGATGAACAGTTCCTTGTTCTTCAAGCAGAGGAAGATGGTCTCCTTTTTCTCCTCAACAAGGGGATTGAAAATATCGGGTGGACGCTGATGATAACTTGTATAGCTCCAAGCTCCTCAAAGGACCAGTTCTTCTATGATCTTGTTTTGGAAAGAGGCATCAGCTCTCTTAGACTGAAATCATGGACCCAAAATTTTCTGGGGAGAGTGGAAGTTATGCCTCCCATAGATTTTCTTCTGATTCCATTTGGTTATCTTAATTCATCAGGGCAGCTGAATATGGAGGTTTGTATATGGAATTCAACAGAACTTGCTGCTGATTAA